A genomic stretch from Arachis stenosperma cultivar V10309 chromosome 3, arast.V10309.gnm1.PFL2, whole genome shotgun sequence includes:
- the LOC130969459 gene encoding DNA polymerase II subunit B3-1 isoform X1 produces MASNSKTENKTKKKNTKTVTKQNSKTITKSKNENKNKNKKKENVSDNKKNKKRENDNANKKNNNNNKKKLTHSNGNSKHRGVESLVAPSSSSESQQKREVESVEQEEEDSTVVSNGRTDGKKPKKAKRNREEVQEEDEGDAKSHVFPMNRIRTIVKAEDPDLRVSQEAIFVVNKAAEKFLEQFAQDGYVRCVQERRKSLSYKHLAHVVSKQRRYEFLSDFVPETMKAEDAL; encoded by the exons ATGGCTTCAAACTCCAAAACCGAAAAcaagacgaagaagaagaacaccaaAACCGTAACCAAACAAAATTCCAAGACCATCACCAAATCGAAGAACgagaacaagaacaagaacaagaagaaggaGAACGTCTCAGATAataagaagaacaagaagagggAGAATGACAATGCCAAcaaaaagaacaacaacaacaacaagaagaagctcACACACAGCAATGGCAACTCGAAGCACCGCGGTGTTGAATCGCTGGTTGCTCCTAGCTCCAGCTCCGAGTCACAGCAAAAGCGAGAAGTAGAATCAGttgaacaagaagaggaagatagCACTGTAGTCTCCAATGGACGAACCGATGGCAAAAAACCTAAGAAAGCGAAGCGTAATCGGGAGGAGGTGCAAGAGGAAGACGAAGGAGACGCGAAATCGCACGTGTTTCCGATGAATCGTATAAGAACAATTGTCAAGGCCGAAGATCCCGATTTGCGCGTTTCTCAGGAAGCGATTTTCGTCGTCAACAAAGCTGCG GAGAAGTTCCTTGAACAATTTGCGCAGGACGGTTATGTTCGGTGTGTTCAAGAGCGTAGGAAGTCTCTGAGCTACAAGCACCTAG CGCATGTTGTGAGTAAGCAGCGGAGATATGAATTTCTTTCTG ATTTTGTTCCTGAGACAATGAAAGCTGAGGATGcattatga
- the LOC130969459 gene encoding DNA polymerase II subunit B3-1 isoform X2: MASNSKTENKTKKKNTKTVTKQNSKTITKSKNENKNKNKKKENVSDNKKNKKRENDNANKKNNNNNKKKLTHSNGNSKHRGVESLVAPSSSSESQQKREVESVEQEEEDSTVVSNGRTDGKKPKKAKRNREEVQEEDEGDAKSHVFPMNRIRTIVKAEDPDLRVSQEAIFVVNKAAEKFLEQFAQDGYVRCVQERRKSLSYKHLDPCFRFQRML, translated from the exons ATGGCTTCAAACTCCAAAACCGAAAAcaagacgaagaagaagaacaccaaAACCGTAACCAAACAAAATTCCAAGACCATCACCAAATCGAAGAACgagaacaagaacaagaacaagaagaaggaGAACGTCTCAGATAataagaagaacaagaagagggAGAATGACAATGCCAAcaaaaagaacaacaacaacaacaagaagaagctcACACACAGCAATGGCAACTCGAAGCACCGCGGTGTTGAATCGCTGGTTGCTCCTAGCTCCAGCTCCGAGTCACAGCAAAAGCGAGAAGTAGAATCAGttgaacaagaagaggaagatagCACTGTAGTCTCCAATGGACGAACCGATGGCAAAAAACCTAAGAAAGCGAAGCGTAATCGGGAGGAGGTGCAAGAGGAAGACGAAGGAGACGCGAAATCGCACGTGTTTCCGATGAATCGTATAAGAACAATTGTCAAGGCCGAAGATCCCGATTTGCGCGTTTCTCAGGAAGCGATTTTCGTCGTCAACAAAGCTGCG GAGAAGTTCCTTGAACAATTTGCGCAGGACGGTTATGTTCGGTGTGTTCAAGAGCGTAGGAAGTCTCTGAGCTACAAGCACCTAG ATCCATGCTTCCGGTTTCAGCGCATGTTGTGA
- the LOC130967412 gene encoding fasciclin-like arabinogalactan protein 12: MVAMMNHSLFIFITLQLLLIITFPYNTSGQSPASSPAAPVAISAPAPSPSSPPTDIIRILKKAGGFTTLIRLLQTTQVSTQINSQLLNSNGGITLFAPNDNAFQGLKPGFLNSLNDQQKNELIQFHMLPSFVSVSNFDTLSNPVRTQAGADPDRLALNVTSTGNQVNMTTGIVNATVGGTVYTDRQLAVYQVDKVLLPRDFFEAKPPAPAPAPLKAKGSKKKSAEGPADGAADDDKSSAVMIMNNGVWGVVVSIIAVLAFAL, translated from the exons ATGGTTGCTATGATGAATCATTCATTATTCATATTCATCACCTTGCAACTTTTACTAATAATAACTTTCCCTTATAACACTTCAGGTCAATCCCCTGCATCTTCCCCTGCTGCCCCAGTTGCCATATCTGCCCCAGCACCATCACCATCATCACCCCCAACAGACATCATTAGAATCCTCAAAAAAGCAGGAGGTTTCACAACCTTGATCCGTCTTCTTCAGACCACACAAGTGTCCACACAGATCAACTCACAGCTCCTAAACTCCAACGGCGGCATAACGCTTTTCGCGCCCAATGATAATGCCTTCCAAGGCCTCAAACCAGGATTCCTCAACTCCCTCAATGATCAACAGAAGAATGAACTCATCCAGTTCCACATGTTACCCTCTTTTGTATCAGTCTCGAATTTCGACACGTTAAGCAATCCAGTTAGGACTCAAGCCGGTGCAGACCCTGATAG GTTGGCATTGAATGTAACAAGCACAGGGAACCAAGTGAACATGACAACAGGGATTGTAAATGCAACAGTTGGAGGAACAGTGTACACTGATCGCCAGCTAGCGGTTTATCAAGTGGACAAGGTGCTTCTTCCTAGGGACTTCTTCGAGGCGAAGCCTCCGGCGCCAGCTCCGGCGCCTTTGAAGGCTAAGGGATCAAAGAAGAAGTCTGCTGAAGGGCCTGCAGATGGAGCTGCAGATGATGATAAGTCTTCTGCTGTGATGATCATGAATAATGGGGTTTGGGGTGTTGTTGTTTCCATTATTGCAGTTCTAGCATTTGCATTGTGA
- the LOC130967969 gene encoding cullin-1-like, with amino-acid sequence MERKTIDLEQGWDYMQKGITELMKILREANDEFMLRELEERWITHKFMVRWLSRFFHYLDPYFIAGRYLPPLNAVGLTCFGVLVYMEVRDNARKAVITRIDREREGEQIDRSLLKNVVDLFVEMDQYEEEFEVQMLEDTANYYKSKATKWIEVESCPDYMLKAEECLRRERERVTHYLHSSTEQKLVEKVQHELLVTHANQLLDGVWALLRDDKVEDLFRMYRLYQKIPKGLDPVANVFKQHITAEGTALVQQAEEASSLVRKFIELHDKYMTYVNDCFINHTLFHKALKEAFEVFCNKNVAGSSSAELLATFCDNILKKGGSDEAIEETLDKVVKLLAYISDKDLYAEFYRKKLARRLLFDRNANEDHEKCILTKLKQQCGGHFTSKMEGMVMDLTLACDNQMKFEEYLRDNTHGIDLTVTVLTTGFWPSYKSSDLNLPVEMVKCVEVFKEFYETKTKHRKFTWIHSLGTCHIIGKFEQKTIELVVSTYQAAALLLFNSADKLNYSEIMMQLNLTHEDVVRLLHSLSCAKYKILSKEPNTRTISPNDTFEFNYKFTDKMRRIKIPLPPVDERKKVIEDVDKDRRYAIDAAIVRIMKSRKVLGHQQLVLECVQQLGLMFKPDIKAIKKRIEDLITRDYLERDQENPNTFKYLA; translated from the coding sequence ATGGAGCGGAAGACTATTGATTTGGAACAAGGTTGGGACTATATGCAGAAGGGGATTACTGAGTTGATGAAAATTCTAAGGGAGGCGAATGATGAATTTATGCTGAGGGAGCTTGAAGAAAGGTGGATAACTCACAAGTTCATGGTGAGGTGGCTTTCACGCTTCTTTCATTATCTTGATCCGTACTTCATTGCTGGACGCTACCTGCCACCACTAAATGCTGTTGGCCTTACCTGCTTCGGTGTTCTGGTTTATATGGAGGTACGAGATAATGCAAGGAAAGCTGTGATCACTCGTATTGACAGAGAGCGTGAGGGCGAACAGATTGATAGATCATTGCTGAAAAATGTTGTTGATTTATTTGTTGAGATGGATCAATATGAGGAGGAGTTTGAAGTTCAGATGCTTGAGGATACTGCTAATTACTACAAAAGTAAGGCTACAAAGTGGATTGAGGTTGAGTCTTGTCCAGATTATATGCTAAAGGCTGAGGAGTGCTTgagaagggagagagaaagagtgaCTCATTACTTGCACTCCAGCACTGAGCAGAAATTGGTAGAGAAAGTGCAACATGAGTTGTTGGTGACCCATGCTAATCAATTACTTGATGGTGTCTGGGCCTTGCTTAGAGATGATAAGGTGGAAGATCTGTTTCGGATGTATAGACTTTACCAAAAAATACCTAAAGGCTTGGATCCTGTTGCGAATGTATTCAAGCAGCATATTACAGCCGAGGGTACAGCATTGGTCCAGCAGGCTGAAGAAGCTTCTAGCCTTGTCAGAAAATTCATAGAGCTCCATGACAAGTACATGACATATGTTAATGACTGCTTTATAAATCACACACTGTTCCACAAGGCTTTAAAGGAGGCATTTGAGGTTTTCTGCAATAAAAATGTTGCTGGTAGTTCCAGTGCAGAACTATTAGCTACATTCTGCGACAATATCCTTAAAAAGGGTGGAAGCGATGAAGCAATTGAAGAAACTCTTGACAAGGTAGTCAAGCTGCTTGCATATATCAGTGATAAGGATCTCTATGCAGAATTTTACAGGAAAAAACTAGCCCGCAGATTACTTTTTGATAGGAATGCCAATGAGGATCATGAAAAGTGTATTTTGACAAAGCTAAAGCAGCAGTGTGGTGGCCACTTCACATCTAAGATGGAGGGAATGGTTATGGACTTGACTTTGGCGTGTGATAACCAGATGAAATTTGAGGAATATCTTCGGGACAACACACATGGAATTGATCTGACTGTTACTGTTCTTACCACAGGATTCTGGCCAAGTTACAAGTCTTCTGATCTCAACCTCCCGGTGGAGATGGTCAAGTGTGTGGAAgtttttaaagaattttatgAAACAAAGACAAAACACAGAAAATTTACATGGATTCACTCACTTGGAACTTGCCACATCATTGGCAAGTTTGAACAAAAGACTATTGAACTAGTTGTGTCAACCTATCAGGCTGCTGCCTTGCTGCTATTCAACAGTGCTGATAAGTTGAACTATTCAGAGATTATGATGCAGCTGAACTTAACCCATGAAGATGTTGTTAGATTACTCCATTCCCTGTCATGTGCAAAATATAAGATTCTTAGCAAGGAGCCTAACACCAGAACTATATCGCCAAATGATACTTTTGAGTTCAACTACAAATTCACTGACAAAATGAGAAGGATCAAGATCCCACTACCACCGGTTGATGAAAGGAAGAAGGTGATTGAAGATGTTGACAAGGACCGACGATACGCCATAGATGCTGCAATTGTGCGCATCATGAAGAGCAGGAAAGTTTTAGGCCATCAACAACTGGTTTTGGAATGTGTTCAACAACTGGGCCTTATGTTCAAGCCTGACATCAAAGCAATTAAGAAGCGGATTGAAGATCTCATAACTCGTGACTATCTGGAAAGAGACCAAGAAAACCCCAATACTTTCAAGTATCTGGCTTAA
- the LOC130969313 gene encoding fasciclin-like arabinogalactan protein 11, translated as MKKQQVTGLYLVLLVLCCTIIQAFSQTPAASPKPAPKVVASPPKATTKKAPSPKPLVPTLPQSPDSSDAAPDDITKILKKAKIFNVLIRLMKTTEIMNNINSQLITAKTGGITILAPDDDAFSNLKAGFLNSLDEKQKIELVQFHILPEFVASNNFDSLANPVQTVAGKDPERLPLNVNALGNSVNISTGVVNASVVGVVYSDNKLAIYKVDKVLLPLDFFQKAKPPALAPTALAKAPKAAKENTAADDQDGDATPADQKKSAAVIIGKPLVSVAIASLLAVPMMMWS; from the coding sequence ATGAAGAAACAGCAGGTAACAGGATTGTACCTTGTCTTGCTAGTGTTGTGCTGCACCATCATTcaggcattttcacaaacacctgCAGCGTCCCCAAAACCAGCACCAAAAGTAGTAGCATCACCACCAAAGGCAACAACAAAAAAAGCACCGTCACCAAAGCCATTGGTGCCAACACTGCCGCAGTcaccagactcatcagatgcaGCACCAGACGACATCACAAAGATTCTGAAGAAGGCGAAGATCTTCAACGTCCTAATCCGTCTGATGAAAACAACAGAGATAATGAACAACATCAACTCGCAGCTCATAACCGCCAAGACCGGAGGCATAACGATCCTGGCGCCGGACGACGACGCCTTCTCCAACCTCAAGGCCGGATTCCTGAACTCATTGGACGAAAAACAGAAGATAGAACTGGTGCAGTTCCACATACTGCCGGAGTTTGTGGCCAGCAACAACTTCGACTCTTTGGCGAATCCGGTGCAGACAGTGGCGGGAAAAGATCCGGAGAGGCTGCCGCTGAACGTGAATGCGTTGGGGAACAGTGTGAACATATCAACGGGAGTGGTGAATGCGTCGGTGGTGGGAGTTGTGTACTCCGATAACAAACTCGCCATATACAAAGTGGATAAGGTGCTTCTTCCTTTGGATTTCTTTCAGAAAGCTAAGCCTCCTGCTTTGGCTCCCACCGCTCTCGCAAAGGCACCTAAGGCAGCTAAAGAGAACACCGCCGCCGACGATCAAGACGGTGACGCCACTCCCGCCGATCAGAAAAAATCTGCGGCTGTGATTATTGGAAAACCATTGGTGTCAGTTGCGATAGCTTCTCTCTTAGCAGTGCCAATGATGATGTGGagctga